The Flavobacteriales bacterium genome contains the following window.
TCAATGGCATACTGGACCATTGCAGCAAGCATGGATACCCCTTCGCCAAAACCGGGCTCGATAGTCTTCGGCAGGAAGCCGAGGGGTTGAATGCGCGCCTTTGGGTGGACAAAGGCCGTAGCGTGAAGATCGATAGCGTGATCGTGAAGGGCACCGCCAAGACCAACATGCGCTACCTGTATGCGCACTTGGGCGTGCGACCGGGCGACCTCTACGATGAGACGGTGATCCGCAACCTCGAAACACGCATCCGGGAGCTGGCCTTCGTGCAACAGAAGCAACGGCCCTACGTGCAATTCACGCAAGAACATACCAAGCTCTACCTCTTCCTGGACACCCGCAGTGCCAGCAGCGCGAACGGTATCCTCGGTTTGCAACCCGATGCCGTGACCGGTAAAGTGGTGCTCACCGGCGACGTTGACCTGAAGCTGCGCAACGCATTGCGGCGAGGTGAAGCCATCGAACTCAACTGGCGCAAACTGCAGGATCGAACTCAGGACCTGAAGCTGCGCACCAACATCCCCTACCTGCTCAACACGCCCTTCGGCACCGATCTGTCCCTGCGCATATTCAGAAGGGACACCACTTTCCTTGAAGTGAACGCACGCGGTGCCGTTGAGTACCTGATGGTGCGCGGTGGCAAACTCGGCCTATTCATCAACAACAAAAGCAGCGAGCGATTGGGCAAGCTCAACATCGCCACGCCGGGCTTGGCCGATGTTGACCTGCTGAGCTACGGCATGAACCTGACGCACGAGCGGTTCGACTACCGCTTCAACCCACGGAAAGGGCATACCGTTTTCGCTGAGGGCAGCGTGGGCAACAAACGCAGCACGACTGCGCTGGCCACCGGCGGCGAGCAACCTCCAGTGCAGGAAAGCCTGCAGGGTGAATTGCTCGGCAACGGCGCTTGCCACGTTCCGCTCAAGAAGCGAGGCACGCTTCGCATTGCCGGACAAGGCGGCTGGATGCTGAACGACAACATCTTCAGCAACGAGCTTTTCCGGGTGGGCGGCCTGAAGACCATGCGGGGCGTGGACGAGGCCTCCATCTTCTGTTCGGCGTATGCTATCGGCACCGTTGAGTACCGCTTCCTGTTCGAGGAGAACGGCAACTTCTCCGCGTTCGTTGACCTCGGCTGGTGGGAGGATGACAGCCGAGAGCAGTACATCAACGACGATCCCATTGGCTTCGGCGTCGGTGCCAGTTTCGAAACGAAGGCAGGCATCTTCGGCATCACCTACGCGCTGGGGCAGCAGTTCGACAATCCCATCGATCTGCGCGAGAGCAAAGTGCACTTCGGGTTCACCACGCTGTTCTGAGCACCGGGCTACCTTTAGCCCTCCCCAATGGAAGCAGCATTGTTCCTGTTGATCGGGCTCGCAGCGGGCGGTGCACTCGTG
Protein-coding sequences here:
- a CDS encoding BamA/TamA family outer membrane protein; the encoded protein is MVTRHWWLIALMAIGPWVGASAQRAVVQFEADAPLPKRFDTTIELKDGWDIAMARQAAVNDLLRRGHLEATVDSCRGDSMKTVCALHVGPKYRWARLSVRPGDAALAAEGGYRQRNYDVEPITPASVATLLNGILDHCSKHGYPFAKTGLDSLRQEAEGLNARLWVDKGRSVKIDSVIVKGTAKTNMRYLYAHLGVRPGDLYDETVIRNLETRIRELAFVQQKQRPYVQFTQEHTKLYLFLDTRSASSANGILGLQPDAVTGKVVLTGDVDLKLRNALRRGEAIELNWRKLQDRTQDLKLRTNIPYLLNTPFGTDLSLRIFRRDTTFLEVNARGAVEYLMVRGGKLGLFINNKSSERLGKLNIATPGLADVDLLSYGMNLTHERFDYRFNPRKGHTVFAEGSVGNKRSTTALATGGEQPPVQESLQGELLGNGACHVPLKKRGTLRIAGQGGWMLNDNIFSNELFRVGGLKTMRGVDEASIFCSAYAIGTVEYRFLFEENGNFSAFVDLGWWEDDSREQYINDDPIGFGVGASFETKAGIFGITYALGQQFDNPIDLRESKVHFGFTTLF